Proteins encoded together in one Shewanella oneidensis MR-1 window:
- a CDS encoding DUF599 domain-containing protein, with the protein MTFSLLDISALTWFIVSWAGYTAFARRKAKDTDCIARGLHKHRIYWMLELMTRGVRVGDAALLANLERNIAFFASTTLFVLAGVLTLFAQVERLEAVIATIPYATPPNHSLVQVKLALLVVIFVMAFFQFTWSMRQYGFVNVMIGAGPMDSEGANDNLKAYARQMATVQDQAAHSYNYGLRAYYFSMAVLCWFVHPILFILASLFVVVTLYRREFKSRAVLAITAAKAHLGSEYQARETKRQSR; encoded by the coding sequence ATGACATTTTCGCTATTGGATATTTCTGCATTGACATGGTTTATCGTTTCTTGGGCTGGCTATACCGCCTTTGCTCGGCGCAAAGCGAAGGACACTGACTGTATTGCTCGAGGTCTGCATAAGCACAGGATCTACTGGATGCTTGAGTTGATGACCCGGGGTGTGCGTGTGGGCGATGCGGCGTTGCTGGCAAACCTTGAACGCAATATTGCCTTTTTTGCCTCAACAACCCTATTTGTACTCGCGGGGGTATTAACCTTATTTGCACAGGTCGAACGCCTCGAAGCCGTAATCGCCACCATTCCCTATGCCACGCCGCCGAATCACTCGCTGGTACAGGTAAAATTAGCATTATTGGTGGTCATTTTTGTGATGGCATTTTTTCAATTTACCTGGTCGATGCGCCAATACGGCTTTGTAAACGTAATGATAGGCGCGGGCCCGATGGATAGCGAAGGCGCCAATGACAACCTCAAAGCCTACGCAAGACAAATGGCCACGGTGCAAGACCAAGCCGCCCACTCATATAACTATGGCCTGCGGGCTTACTACTTTTCGATGGCCGTGCTCTGCTGGTTTGTGCACCCAATACTGTTTATTTTGGCGAGTTTATTTGTGGTGGTCACGCTCTATCGCCGCGAATTTAAATCCCGCGCAGTATTGGCCATTACCGCAGCTAAGGCACATCTAGGATCAGAGTATCAAGCCCGCGAGACAAAGCGCCAATCCCGTTAA